The DNA region ACGCCGCCGCTGCGACCGGGCCTTTGCCCATACAACCCAGGTGCTGGTGGAGGAATGGCTGGGGGGCTGGAAGGAAATTGAGTACGAAGTGGTGCGGGACAGGTTTGATAACTGTATCACCGTTTGTAATATGGAAAATTTTGACCCCCTGGGCATACATACCGGAGAGAGTATCGTTATTGCCCCTTCACAAACACTCACCGATTCTGAGTACCACAAACTCAGGCGTATTGCCATTGAGGTGATCCGCCACCTGGGCATCGTGGGGGAATGTAATGTCCAGTACGCCCTGGACCCGGAATCGGAAGACTACCGCATCATCGAAGTGAACGCCCGGCTTTCCCGAAGTTCCGCCCTGGCTTCCAAGGCCACAGGCTACCCCTTAGCTTTTGTGGCGGCAAAACTCGCCCTGGGCTATTCCCTGGTGGATATAGAAAACCGCATTACCAGGGTTACCAAATCCTGCTTTGAACCCGCCCTGGACTACTGCGTAGTAAAGGTACCCCGCTGGGACCTGAGCAAGTTTAAAAATGTAGACCTCCGCATCGGTTCTGAGATGAAGTCCGTAGGGGAGGTGATGTCCATAGGCCGCAGTTTTGAAGAAGCCCTGCAAAAGGCCCTGCGTATGACCGGCATCGGGGCGCCCGGGCTTTCCGCCGATGACGCCCTCTGCGGCGGGGGTCTCAGCAATATCCGGGACGCCCTGGTCAAGCCCACGGACCGGCGCATCTTCATCATTTACCGGGCCTTACTGGACGGCTGGACCGTGGAACGGATCCACAGGCTTACTAAAATTGACAAGTGGTTCCTCTACAAAATCGCCAATGCTTTGAATACGGAGAAGGAACTGCGGGAAGCAGGGAAACTGGATAAAGAAGCGGGCAGTAAAGGTGCGTCCCTGAACCGGAACCTCCTTGCCCGGGCCAAAGGCCTCGGGTTTTCAGATTTCAGGATCGGTGAATTTCTCGGGCTATCGGAAATGCAGATCCGGACCATACGGGAAGGATTTAGGATACGGCCCCAGATTAAACAGATCGACACCTTAGCTGCGGAATACCCCGCAAAAACCAACTACCTGTACATGAGCTACGGCAGTTCGGCTCCGGGAAGCGGGGCCAGTGATGATGTGGCGCCTTCAGGGCGGGGGGTGATGGTCCTGGGTTCAGGGGCTTACCGGATCGGGAGCAGCGTTGAATTTGACTGGTGCTGCGTCAACGCCGTGGAGACCGCACGAAAACTGGGGCGCTATTCCATCATGGTGAACTGCAATCCTGAAACTGTGTCCACAGATTACGATATGTGCGACCGGCTCTACTTTGAAGAACTTACCCTAGAACGGGTGCTGGATATCTATGAACGGGAACGGCCCGAGGGAGTAATACTCTCCATGGGCGGCCAGATACCCAACAACCTTGCTACCAAGCTCTACGATTCCGGGGTGCTGATCTACGGCACCACTCCTGCATCAATAGATATGGCGGAGGACCGGAACAAATTTTCCGCCCTCCTGGACAAACTGGGTATTGAGCAGCCCGAATGGAAGGAACTCACCGATCTCCCATCAGCTAAAGCCTTTGCCGCACAGGTAGGCTATCCGGTGCTTATCCGGCCCAGTTATGTGCTCTCCGGCGCCGCCATGAACGTGGCCTGGAGCGACGAAACCTTGGAAGAATTCCTGGGCCTTGCAGCGGATGTGTCGGCGGAACACCCGGTGGTGATCTCCAAGTTTATCGAAAATTCCAAGGAAATCGAAATCGACGCAGTGGCAAAACGGGGAGAGATACTCTACCACGCCATCACGGAACACGTGGAAAATGCAGGGATCCATTCCGGGGACGCCACAGTAGTACTGCCCGCACAACGGCTCTACCTCCAGACGGTCCGGAAGATCCGCAAGATCAGCTCCGAGATTGCCCGGGCCCTGGACATCACCGGGCCCTTCAACATCCAGTTCCTGGCCCAGCGCACCCGGGTACGGGTCATCGAATGCAACCTCCGGGCCAGCCGGAGTTTCCCCTTCTGTTCCAAAGTGAGCCGGGTAAACATGATCGATATGGCGGTCCGGGCCATGCTGGACGAGCCTTCAAACACCGACCCTGCTCGGAATACTCCCTCATCCGCCCTGGACCTGGACTGGGTGGGAGTCAAAGCCGCCCAGTTCAGTTTCTCCCGGCTCCACGGCGCAGACCCGGTGAGCGGGGTGGAGATGGCCTCCACCGGGGAAGTGGGCTGCATAGGCACAGAAATGAACGACGCCTTCCTCAAAGCCCTGCTTTCGGTAGGCTACCGTATCCCTAAAAAGCGGATACTCCTTTCCACGGGCCCCCTGGAGGACAAACTGGACTTCCTGGATTCCGCCAAAGCCCTGGTAGCCATGGGCTACGAACTCTACGCATCCCGGGGCACCGCCAAGTTCCTGGCCTCCAACGGGGTTCCCTCCCAGGCCCTGAACTGGCCCCTGGAATCCAAGGAGCCCAATATTGCGGGCTACATCAAGCGCCGGGAACTGGACATGATCATCAACATCCCCAAGAACAACCGGGAAACGGAACTGAAAAACGACTACATCATCCGCCGCATGGCAGTAGACTTCGACATCCCCCTGTTTGCCAACATAAAAATGGCCCGCCAATTCATCGACGCCATAGCCGACTTCCGCACCAAGGGGCTGGAAATCAAAGCATGGGAAGAGTATCGCTAGGATTTAGGGTATCACTAAAAACACTGAATTCCGTTAGGCATTCAGTGTTTCGCTAGAATTGCTATATTCCAGGCTCACACCTGAAGGGAATCAATATAGCGCTGGAGACTCTCTTTGATAAAATGGTGGATTGCCCGTTTGGTTTCCAGGCTCATATTACTGGTGTCAAAGAGGAATACCCATATTGCGTTATTGTTGGGACGGGAACCCAGGCAGGCCAAATCCGCCGTAACCTGTGCGGGCCCCAGTTTTAGCCGGGCCCCCTTCAGTTTGGTATCTTTGGTTATACCCTGGACGCCGTCAGCCGCCACTTTCAGGGCAAAGCCGTCAGAGCTGATATCCAGGAGTTTTCCCTGAACTTGCCCCGCTTCTCCCCGGTATCCCAGGGCGGCGCTCCCCTCTTCAACAATCGCCCGGAAGCTCTTCCGGCGGCCCTTGGCTTCGTTAACCCGAAGGGTTTCGTCCACTATATGAGTGCTATCCTGGAGGCCATGCTTCAGCTGCACATAGCCGCAGGGCACCCCGATTTCCATGAGGTACTTTTCCATCAGGGCCCGGTCGGTATTATAGGAAAAAATACCCAAAGAGACATTGATATCCTGATTACCTTGAATTTCCCGGATATAGGTATCCCATTCCCGTTCTTCCAACTTCTCATCAATATTGATGAACATGATGGATCCGGGGAACCGTTCTATAAGACGACGCGCCCGCAGGTGGTCTCTGAGGACATAAACCTCATATCCACTGATAACCAGTTCGTCAAGCATTTCTTCCTGCATGACGCTATGCGGGTAGAGAAAAAAGACCTTCCGGCCTTCTAAGGGTGCTTCTGTTTTCATTGCTTACAGTATATACCTTTCCTTAATAAATTCTATTATTTTTCATATAAAAATGCAAAATAATACAAAAAACTATTCAGGGTGTTTATAATAATTGATCAGACACCCATCCGCCAGTATATGCCGTTCCGTGTCCGTAAGTGAACCCAGGGATACCCGGATTTCAGATGCGCCGCCGCGGGCTCTGCCACCCGCGGGGGCAAGGTCTGGCTCGGTAGACAATACATAGGCCTTTATGGCATCCGCCTTACCTAGCAGGGCTTCCCGTATACTGGGCAAAAACACAAAATCTCCGGTTTTCAGGGCTGAAGGGTCCTGAACCAGGAAGGGCAGTATGCCCCAGTTG from Treponema primitia ZAS-2 includes:
- the carB gene encoding carbamoyl-phosphate synthase (glutamine-hydrolyzing) large subunit, giving the protein MNKSIKDTIKKVLVLGSGGLKIGQAGEFDYSGSQALKALREEGIKTVLINPNIATIQTSEGMADSTYFLPVTPEYVRQVIEKEKPNGLLLSFGGQTALNCGVELDRDGTLYKYGVKVLGTPVKAIEDTEDRELFVNRLNEIGALTPRSIAATNTDAAAAAAEKIGYPVMVRIAYALGGAGSGICRNEGDIRRRCDRAFAHTTQVLVEEWLGGWKEIEYEVVRDRFDNCITVCNMENFDPLGIHTGESIVIAPSQTLTDSEYHKLRRIAIEVIRHLGIVGECNVQYALDPESEDYRIIEVNARLSRSSALASKATGYPLAFVAAKLALGYSLVDIENRITRVTKSCFEPALDYCVVKVPRWDLSKFKNVDLRIGSEMKSVGEVMSIGRSFEEALQKALRMTGIGAPGLSADDALCGGGLSNIRDALVKPTDRRIFIIYRALLDGWTVERIHRLTKIDKWFLYKIANALNTEKELREAGKLDKEAGSKGASLNRNLLARAKGLGFSDFRIGEFLGLSEMQIRTIREGFRIRPQIKQIDTLAAEYPAKTNYLYMSYGSSAPGSGASDDVAPSGRGVMVLGSGAYRIGSSVEFDWCCVNAVETARKLGRYSIMVNCNPETVSTDYDMCDRLYFEELTLERVLDIYERERPEGVILSMGGQIPNNLATKLYDSGVLIYGTTPASIDMAEDRNKFSALLDKLGIEQPEWKELTDLPSAKAFAAQVGYPVLIRPSYVLSGAAMNVAWSDETLEEFLGLAADVSAEHPVVISKFIENSKEIEIDAVAKRGEILYHAITEHVENAGIHSGDATVVLPAQRLYLQTVRKIRKISSEIARALDITGPFNIQFLAQRTRVRVIECNLRASRSFPFCSKVSRVNMIDMAVRAMLDEPSNTDPARNTPSSALDLDWVGVKAAQFSFSRLHGADPVSGVEMASTGEVGCIGTEMNDAFLKALLSVGYRIPKKRILLSTGPLEDKLDFLDSAKALVAMGYELYASRGTAKFLASNGVPSQALNWPLESKEPNIAGYIKRRELDMIINIPKNNRETELKNDYIIRRMAVDFDIPLFANIKMARQFIDAIADFRTKGLEIKAWEEYR